GATGGCCAGGGTCCAGACGACAATCCATTACCAAGCTCCGACGCCTACAGCCTCGGCCGCTGCAATCCCCAAGGCATCGCATGGGACGACGACGGTACGATATACTCCTCAGAGTTTGGCCAAAACACCTGGGATGAACTCAATATCATCGAAGACGGCAGCAATTACGGATGGCCCACCGTTGAAGGCATCGAAGAGGAAGATGGTTTTGTTGATCCCATCCAACAATGGCGGCCATCCGACGCAAGCCCGAGTGGCATGGCAATTGTCCACGGCAGCATCTGGATTGCCAACCTTCGTGGCGAACGCCTCCGCGAAATACCACTCGATGATCCGACTGTAAGTACTGACCTTTGGGTAGGGGAGTACGGACGGTTGCGTGATGTTGTCGTTTGACCTGATGGAGAGCTGTGGGTACTGACGAACAACACCGATGGTCATGGAGATCCTGCGGCTGGTCATGACAAGATTCTGCACGTTTTAGGTGGCTCAAAATTGCCCTCTAACCAGGAGATTTCTTAACAGTATTACCTGGGTGTAAAATAGGAAAAACAGTTCGGGGCATTAGCTCAGTTGGTAGAGCACCTGCTTTGCAAGCAGGATGTCAGGAGTTCGATTCTCCTATGCTCCACAATTTGAAACCCTCCAGTTATAATGACTGGAGGGTTTCTTCTATTTCTTATGGTCAACGCTGACTTTCCCCCTCTAAGCTTGTGATTTGGTAGTTCCAACACCAGTAGGTAGAGTTTGGGGTTGTTCCTAAGGGGCCTATAGCTCAGTCGGTTAGAGCGCATCGCTGATAACGATGAGGTCGCAAGTTCGATTCTTGCTAGGCCCACCAGGAACGAAAAGGGGCATTAGCTCAGTTGGTAGAGCACCTGCTTTGCAAGCAGGATGTCAGGAGTTCGATTCTCCTATGCTCCACAGTTTCCCGGTTCACCTTAGTTGGTGGGCCGGGATTTTTGTTTGTGTACCCTTAAAACACAGTTTGTGTGCTTTCCCAAGAAGGAGTACCCAAGTGAGTGATTCTTCATCACCGCGCCTCCAGGTTCTCATCGATGGAACCACTGCACCTGCACGTGTACTGACCGATCTGAAGAAGCAATCGGCATTGGGGTTTTCCGAACTGCGAGCTCTAATTGCTTCTAGGAATCCGGTACTCGACGTCGAGATGTTCACCAATGATTGGTATGACTCTGGCGCTGTACGTGTGCTCGACTTGCTCTCAAGATGGGAAGCCGAAGGTGTGGACTACATTCTCCGTGAAACGCTCAATGGACAAGAGTCCCTTATTACTTTGGATGAACTGCGCAATATGATCGAATCAGGTGAGGAAGAGCTCGAGAAACTCAGGCGCGGACGATCATCGTGACTTTCCTTGTCCCTTGTCGGATCCGCCTTGTCCGTTGAAGCGGAAGGGGCATAATGCGTGAGGACGTAGCCGCGATCATCGGCGATGATTGCTCAGAACACGACAAGTTGCCAAATCTCGTCGCTGCGCTTCCCGACGAAAGTGCTTTGTGGGAATTGATGAGCCAGTATAACTGGGACGATGGGTTCATTATCCCGCTTGCTGTTTCCTCGCATCCACGATGTGATCGTGCGCTTGCCCTGCGTATGTTTTGGGAACTCGATGACTCCGCACAACTGCATTATGGCCTCGAAGAAGTCGCGGATCATGAGATGTACGCGAAAGATTTGTGCAGGTCGCACGAAACGCGCTCAACAAGAGTTCGAGGACGCGTTTTTGCGACCTGAGCTGTAACGAATATGTCGTGGATCTTATGCCTTGAGATAAGCACGGTTGCGGCTGGACGGTGGGGCAGTTGCGGTCACAAGGTTGGCGTCGATAAGCGCCCTTAAAAGTGGTCGCAGTGAGGCGGTGGATTTGCCTGTGGCCTGGGAAATCTGACGGATGGTTACTGGCGTCGATTGATTAATGGCATCAAGAACCAATTGCTCGCTCTCGGAAAGTGGCGGAGCCGAAGACGCAATTTGGTAATTGCCGGGGGAGGATTGTTGGAGTACTTCCTTGGCTACCAATGTATCGAGAAGTGCTCGCATGTCTTCTGAATCATGGCCCGTTTGTAGTCGTAGATCTTTCGGTGTGACGGTCCCAAACTCCTTTGCCAAAATGAGTGCGATTCCTTCTGCATTTGAAAAGTTGGGGCCAAGCTTTTCGACGAGCCACTTGTGGTTTTCATTGTCCATCAATCCATGTCGGCTTAGCTCAACGGTGACAGTTGCGATATCGACGACATACTTGGGGGCTGGAAGACCTGCTTCCTTCATCAGATTAAACATGCGTGGAACGCCTGTACCGTTGGCCTCAGCAAGCACTCCACTTACCTCTCCGGACCAAGGAATGTCCATCAGCAGTCGCGACAACATATGGTTTCGTGGCACGGAGAATCCATCTGTGAGAGTCTCGGGGCGTTTGCCGTTGGGGAGGCCTCCGGGGCTTGTAATGTCGATTCGGTCTTTATAGATGTCAACGTGGATTGCCTCGCTGAGAGACAATTTTGAATAGTCACGGTGCAAAACTGCATTAGCAAGAGCTTCCCTCAGTACCTCTTCTGGAATCTCGAGGACGTCGTTTCCAGAAAGTCCATCGACGACTCTCCGTACTCGGAGGTTTCGCTTAATTGCAGACATAGCCTCCTTGACCATGTCCAGCAGATTGCCTTCGCAGATTTGACGATCATCAAACCTTACAGTGGTTCCCACTGGAGACTTTTCATTGCCGGGATGAACTGCAACATCAA
The window above is part of the Corynebacterium deserti GIMN1.010 genome. Proteins encoded here:
- a CDS encoding DUF4274 domain-containing protein; translated protein: MREDVAAIIGDDCSEHDKLPNLVAALPDESALWELMSQYNWDDGFIIPLAVSSHPRCDRALALRMFWELDDSAQLHYGLEEVADHEMYAKDLCRSHETRSTRVRGRVFAT
- a CDS encoding PQQ-dependent sugar dehydrogenase — its product is MVPRPASNHNGGRIACSPDGMLYATTGDAGKILRITSDGQGPDDNPLPSSDAYSLGRCNPQGIAWDDDGTIYSSEFGQNTWDELNIIEDGSNYGWPTVEGIEEEDGFVDPIQQWRPSDASPSGMAIVHGSIWIANLRGERLREIPLDDPTVSTDLWVGEYGRLRDVVV
- a CDS encoding ATP-binding protein is translated as MERFELDKHINRLRKAGKDDELVEVKSWSQVPKGGGAKSFWESFSAFANTNGGYIVLGLREPDFIPVEGFNPHKSIQMIRAGLNEQDRDALKLDPVPEHQIETFKLEGSEIVVVTVSPLEVNGPCFYIPAGINNGSFKRVGDEDRKLNHREIYELQNRFTPVSTDKAPVPGSSEADLDEQLLHAFKQRLIESGSRVVSEQGNWLRKKNIVTDSGTLTVAGLLALGEYPQQFFPRVFIDVAVHPGNEKSPVGTTVRFDDRQICEGNLLDMVKEAMSAIKRNLRVRRVVDGLSGNDVLEIPEEVLREALANAVLHRDYSKLSLSEAIHVDIYKDRIDITSPGGLPNGKRPETLTDGFSVPRNHMLSRLLMDIPWSGEVSGVLAEANGTGVPRMFNLMKEAGLPAPKYVVDIATVTVELSRHGLMDNENHKWLVEKLGPNFSNAEGIALILAKEFGTVTPKDLRLQTGHDSEDMRALLDTLVAKEVLQQSSPGNYQIASSAPPLSESEQLVLDAINQSTPVTIRQISQATGKSTASLRPLLRALIDANLVTATAPPSSRNRAYLKA